In Hyphomicrobium denitrificans 1NES1, one DNA window encodes the following:
- a CDS encoding CBS domain-containing protein, which translates to MQVREVMTQDVPLISPFDTIGEAAKLMYKLDAGCLPVAEDDRLVGIITDRDIAVRAIAAGRGPETPVGAVMSNGVCYCFEDQDLDEIAANMADIQVRRLPVMDRDKRLVGILSLGDIAASRDVGGVALSGIVVPSSQHNQSDAGGLYYTL; encoded by the coding sequence ATGCAGGTTCGAGAGGTCATGACCCAGGACGTTCCGCTCATAAGTCCATTCGACACGATCGGCGAAGCGGCGAAACTTATGTACAAGCTCGACGCCGGTTGTCTGCCTGTCGCGGAGGACGACAGGTTGGTGGGGATCATCACCGACCGGGACATTGCTGTGCGCGCCATCGCGGCGGGGCGCGGTCCCGAAACTCCGGTCGGGGCGGTCATGTCGAACGGCGTCTGCTATTGTTTTGAGGACCAGGACCTCGACGAGATCGCGGCCAACATGGCCGACATCCAAGTGCGGCGATTGCCGGTGATGGACCGCGACAAGAGGCTGGTCGGCATCCTTTCGCTCGGCGACATCGCAGCCAGCCGCGACGTCGGCGGCGTAGCGTTGTCGGGCATCGTGGTGCCCAGCTCCCAGCACAACCAAAGCGACGCGGGGGGACTGTACTACACATTGTAA
- a CDS encoding S10 family peptidase → MSPKRTSLLLVAGLMFSALAHIIQTPAAETPSKETAEAHQSTESPSTSEPVLPPDAVTSQTLILNKGGQINYTATAGSVTLTDAQGGKTAEIFYVSYILSGTPPTKRPITFVFNGGPGASSAYLHMAAIGPRVLDFGNGRSAITPDGKAISNPDSWLSFTDLVFVDPVGTGYSRAKNSVKDVGKAFWGVNEDLDALGKSVWLILAKHDRIGSPVYLAGESYGGFRTAKLIKHLPADQGIAVTGATLISPVLKFSLLDDDDFNPLTWAFRLPSYAAVALESRDKLSPEALQSVEQFALGEYLTTLAATPPDTSKNSSIYAAVAKTIGLPESLVARWNGRVPVSVFTKEIHHETGDVASPYDGSVDGADPYPSAPKTRDTDPIFENIIAPLTTSFVAYLRDELKFKTERPYALLNREVSRKWNWERDDPSEAVGADDDLREGLALNPNLKIAVVHGMTDLVTPYMTSRYVITRLPIQLTQGRLSLDLLPGGHMMYLRPDSRAALARSAQSIYPHGE, encoded by the coding sequence ATGTCACCCAAACGGACGTCTTTGCTGCTTGTTGCCGGACTCATGTTTTCTGCTCTCGCACACATCATCCAAACGCCGGCCGCCGAAACGCCTAGCAAGGAGACGGCGGAAGCTCATCAGTCCACGGAGTCGCCATCCACATCCGAGCCGGTCTTGCCGCCAGACGCGGTTACCAGCCAGACCCTCATCCTGAATAAGGGTGGGCAGATAAACTATACGGCCACGGCAGGATCGGTGACATTGACCGATGCCCAGGGCGGCAAGACCGCCGAAATATTCTACGTATCTTATATTCTCTCGGGCACGCCTCCGACCAAAAGGCCAATCACCTTCGTTTTCAATGGTGGTCCTGGCGCGAGTTCAGCCTATCTCCACATGGCAGCCATCGGACCGCGTGTGCTCGATTTCGGCAATGGCCGCTCAGCTATTACGCCGGATGGGAAAGCCATCAGCAATCCTGATTCATGGCTTTCGTTTACCGATCTCGTGTTCGTGGATCCGGTGGGAACCGGCTACAGTCGCGCGAAGAATTCGGTCAAGGACGTCGGAAAGGCGTTCTGGGGCGTTAACGAAGATCTCGATGCGCTTGGCAAGAGCGTCTGGCTCATATTAGCTAAGCACGACCGCATCGGCTCGCCCGTTTATCTGGCTGGTGAAAGCTACGGGGGATTTCGGACGGCGAAGCTGATCAAGCACCTTCCTGCCGACCAAGGCATCGCGGTAACGGGCGCCACGCTGATTTCTCCAGTGTTGAAATTCTCGCTTTTGGACGACGACGATTTCAACCCTCTGACCTGGGCATTCCGTCTGCCGTCTTATGCCGCCGTCGCCCTGGAGTCACGTGACAAGCTAAGCCCGGAAGCGCTTCAAAGTGTAGAGCAGTTCGCGCTCGGCGAGTATCTTACGACGCTTGCGGCAACTCCCCCCGACACTAGCAAGAACTCTTCCATATATGCCGCCGTTGCTAAGACCATCGGGCTGCCGGAGTCGTTAGTTGCGAGGTGGAATGGGCGCGTGCCTGTGAGCGTTTTCACTAAGGAAATTCATCATGAGACGGGCGACGTCGCGAGTCCCTATGATGGGTCCGTCGATGGCGCCGATCCTTACCCGTCAGCGCCGAAAACCCGCGACACCGATCCGATCTTTGAGAATATCATTGCGCCGCTAACGACGAGCTTTGTCGCCTACCTGCGCGACGAATTGAAGTTCAAGACGGAACGACCGTACGCTCTCCTCAACAGAGAGGTGAGTCGAAAATGGAACTGGGAACGGGACGATCCTTCAGAAGCGGTTGGCGCCGACGATGATCTTCGCGAGGGATTAGCGCTCAACCCGAACCTAAAGATAGCGGTCGTGCATGGCATGACCGATCTCGTAACGCCCTACATGACGAGCCGCTATGTGATAACTCGCCTCCCGATCCAACTCACGCAGGGCAGGCTGTCACTCGATCTACTTCCTGGCGGCCATATGATGTACCTCCGCCCGGACTCACGGGCCGCACTCGCTAGAAGTGCCCAGAGTATCTATCCGCATGGAGAGTAA
- a CDS encoding lipase maturation factor family protein, which translates to MPAERRATLVYDGDCGICRYWVDYWKQQTGDRVVYRPYQEAAGDFPAIPRQRFARAIQLIEPDGTIYAAAAATYRTLRHAPGRTAWWWMYERAPGFAAVSEWAYAFLVRHRGLLARLSYILWGAHLERERYELVSWLFLRLLGAIYVIAFASLVVQILGLVGEGGILPAGEYLNAARQGWGVSAYWRMPTLFWLSANDAVLIAATGLGILLGLLVVFRIWTRAALVGLFVLYLSCVYAGQIFMSYQWDLLLLESGFLAIFLTAGSRIVVWLYRWLIFRYLFMSGIVKAVSAQPTWHDLTALKYYFMSQPLPTPLAWYAAQLPPWMLAAGTAATLVIELILVFLIFLPRRLRALAALCILTFQVLILLTGNYGFFNLLTIALCVFLFDDAAIRHAIPQKLSLWVQNRAPRPGNAATACALILTLLVVPVSVDRVVQALALPSLPVVGALTRAISPWLVVNAYGPFATTTMNRPEIIIEGSDDGQSWREYDFRYKPGPVDRRPSWNIPHQPRLDWQMWFAAYGSFAQNPWFERLLRRLLEGSAPVLGLLGSNPFPDHPPKRVRALLFDYRFADPATHARTGQWWTRRQEGLYFSEISSK; encoded by the coding sequence ATGCCCGCAGAACGACGCGCGACATTGGTTTACGATGGTGACTGCGGGATCTGTCGTTATTGGGTCGACTACTGGAAGCAGCAGACCGGCGACCGCGTCGTCTACCGGCCTTACCAAGAGGCGGCCGGGGATTTTCCCGCCATCCCACGGCAACGCTTCGCGCGCGCCATTCAACTCATTGAACCCGACGGCACGATCTACGCGGCCGCGGCAGCAACCTACAGAACCTTGCGTCACGCGCCGGGGCGCACCGCCTGGTGGTGGATGTACGAACGGGCCCCGGGATTTGCCGCCGTGAGCGAATGGGCCTACGCGTTCCTGGTACGGCACAGAGGACTGCTTGCCCGGCTTTCTTATATCTTGTGGGGAGCACACCTGGAGCGCGAACGCTATGAGCTCGTCTCATGGCTGTTCCTGCGGTTGCTCGGCGCCATTTACGTCATCGCGTTCGCTTCCCTAGTGGTGCAAATCCTGGGATTGGTCGGGGAGGGTGGCATTCTTCCCGCTGGCGAATATCTGAATGCGGCGCGCCAGGGATGGGGCGTGTCGGCTTATTGGCGAATGCCGACGCTCTTCTGGCTGAGTGCCAACGATGCCGTGCTTATAGCGGCGACCGGTCTCGGCATTCTTCTGGGTCTTCTCGTCGTGTTCAGGATATGGACCCGTGCAGCGCTGGTCGGCCTATTCGTTCTTTACCTGTCGTGCGTCTACGCCGGCCAGATCTTCATGAGCTACCAGTGGGATTTGCTGTTGCTCGAATCTGGCTTCCTGGCAATTTTCCTGACGGCGGGTTCGCGCATCGTCGTCTGGCTCTACCGCTGGCTCATCTTCCGCTATCTTTTCATGTCCGGAATTGTGAAAGCAGTCTCCGCGCAGCCGACGTGGCATGATCTCACGGCGCTCAAGTACTATTTCATGTCCCAGCCTCTGCCGACGCCGCTGGCGTGGTACGCCGCTCAGCTGCCGCCCTGGATGCTCGCGGCCGGGACCGCGGCGACACTCGTCATTGAGCTCATTCTCGTGTTTCTGATCTTTTTGCCGCGCAGGCTGCGTGCTTTGGCAGCTTTGTGCATTCTGACATTTCAAGTCCTGATCTTGCTCACGGGCAACTACGGATTTTTCAACCTGCTGACGATTGCACTTTGCGTTTTTCTGTTCGATGACGCCGCGATCCGACACGCTATTCCTCAAAAGCTGAGCCTATGGGTCCAAAATCGTGCGCCGCGGCCGGGCAACGCCGCGACGGCCTGCGCGCTCATACTGACGCTATTGGTCGTTCCGGTTAGTGTCGACCGCGTCGTGCAGGCACTCGCATTGCCAAGTCTGCCCGTTGTGGGTGCCTTAACCCGAGCGATTTCGCCATGGCTCGTCGTCAATGCCTATGGGCCGTTCGCAACGACGACGATGAACCGACCGGAGATCATTATCGAGGGGTCGGACGACGGTCAGAGCTGGCGCGAGTACGACTTCCGCTACAAGCCCGGACCGGTCGATCGGCGGCCGTCGTGGAATATCCCGCATCAGCCGCGGCTTGATTGGCAAATGTGGTTCGCGGCCTACGGCAGCTTTGCGCAAAATCCTTGGTTCGAACGGTTGCTTCGACGCCTGCTCGAAGGCAGTGCACCCGTTCTCGGCTTGCTGGGTTCTAACCCGTTTCCCGATCATCCACCCAAACGTGTGCGTGCGCTTCTCTTTGACTATCGATTTGCCGATCCGGCCACGCACGCGCGGACCGGCCAGTGGTGGACCCGCCGACAGGAAGGGCTCTATTTTTCCGAAATAAGTTCGAAATAG
- a CDS encoding NAD-dependent epimerase/dehydratase family protein, translating to MQKQTMRVLVAGATGAVGRPLVSALVAAGYTVAGVTHTAAKKDIIRRLGAEPVLANGLEAAQVQAAVDAIRPDVIVHEMTDLSGVTDLRHFDRSFAKSNLLRTHGTDVLLAAARRAGVKRLVAQSFCGWPYARTGAPIKTEKDKLDIDPPAELRPSFDAIYHLEQSTITSSSPEGIVLRYGTFYGPATGVFEPAMVEQIRRRRVPLIGDGAGWWSFVHVDDAAAATVRAIERGEAGNIYNIVDDEPAQVREWLPELARLLGAKRPLRLPAWIARFLAGDHVVAMMTEVRAGSNAKARTELLWEPAHPSWRKGFADIAARLPTQ from the coding sequence ATGCAAAAGCAGACCATGCGCGTTCTCGTTGCCGGCGCTACAGGCGCGGTAGGCAGGCCGCTGGTGTCGGCGCTTGTCGCAGCAGGCTACACCGTGGCGGGAGTTACGCATACCGCCGCCAAGAAGGATATCATTCGGCGCCTTGGCGCAGAGCCGGTTTTGGCCAACGGCCTAGAGGCGGCGCAGGTCCAAGCCGCGGTGGACGCCATCAGGCCGGACGTCATCGTGCACGAGATGACCGATCTCAGCGGCGTCACCGATCTCCGGCACTTCGACCGCAGTTTCGCGAAAAGCAACCTGTTGCGGACGCATGGAACCGATGTCCTGCTCGCTGCGGCGCGCAGGGCTGGCGTCAAGCGTCTCGTCGCCCAGAGCTTCTGCGGATGGCCTTATGCGCGCACTGGCGCCCCCATCAAAACCGAAAAGGACAAATTGGATATCGATCCGCCGGCGGAACTGCGTCCGTCGTTCGACGCCATCTATCATTTGGAGCAGAGCACGATCACGTCTTCGTCGCCTGAGGGGATTGTTCTGCGCTACGGCACGTTCTACGGACCGGCCACCGGCGTGTTCGAACCCGCCATGGTGGAGCAAATTCGTCGGCGCCGCGTGCCGCTGATCGGCGATGGAGCCGGGTGGTGGTCGTTTGTGCATGTGGATGATGCGGCCGCCGCCACGGTTCGGGCGATCGAGCGCGGCGAGGCAGGAAATATCTACAACATCGTGGACGACGAGCCCGCTCAGGTTAGAGAGTGGCTTCCCGAACTCGCGCGCCTGCTCGGCGCCAAGCGGCCGCTGCGCCTTCCGGCCTGGATCGCACGCTTCCTCGCCGGAGATCATGTGGTGGCAATGATGACCGAGGTTCGGGCGGGCTCGAATGCCAAAGCGAGAACAGAACTCCTTTGGGAGCCCGCCCACCCCTCTTGGCGCAAAGGATTCGCCGATATCGCCGCACGTCTGCCCACACAATAA
- a CDS encoding patatin-like phospholipase family protein has product MSFNRDVVLIDLALQGGGSHGAFTWGVLDRLLEEPGLKIEAISGTSAGAMNAAVLADGWTAGGAEGARAALNNYWRRVSQAAAFSPLQRSPLDIIMGRWALDTSPAYVAMDLMSRVLSPYDLNPLGLNPLRAILDECIDFARLPNSPIKLFVTATNVRTGRGRIFRNAQITADVLLASACLPTLFQAIEIDGEPYWDGGYAGNPTITPLVRESDANDTILVQINPRERAETPRTANDILNRLNEISFNSPLMKELRMIAVLRQVADPGNGEGARWARMRMHRILTDMLAHLGASSKLNAEWAFVSMLKEQGRKSANEFLTAHSNDIGVRSTADLDVLLAEC; this is encoded by the coding sequence GTGTCCTTCAATCGCGATGTCGTTCTGATCGACCTAGCCTTGCAGGGCGGCGGGTCTCATGGCGCCTTCACCTGGGGCGTGCTCGATAGATTACTCGAAGAACCTGGGCTCAAAATAGAAGCCATATCGGGGACGTCGGCTGGAGCCATGAATGCCGCCGTATTGGCCGACGGCTGGACAGCCGGCGGAGCCGAAGGTGCGCGCGCGGCACTCAACAACTATTGGCGGCGTGTTTCACAAGCGGCGGCATTCAGCCCTCTGCAGCGATCGCCGCTCGACATCATTATGGGACGCTGGGCACTCGACACCTCTCCAGCCTACGTGGCGATGGATTTGATGTCGCGCGTGCTCTCGCCCTACGATCTCAACCCGTTGGGACTCAATCCGCTGCGCGCCATTCTTGACGAATGTATTGACTTCGCGCGTCTGCCAAACTCTCCGATCAAGTTGTTCGTGACGGCGACTAACGTGCGGACGGGCCGCGGGCGCATATTTCGAAACGCTCAAATTACCGCCGATGTGCTACTCGCTTCGGCCTGCCTCCCGACGCTCTTCCAGGCCATCGAAATCGACGGCGAGCCCTACTGGGATGGCGGCTATGCCGGCAATCCGACGATAACTCCACTTGTTCGCGAAAGCGATGCAAACGATACCATCCTCGTGCAGATCAACCCCAGAGAACGGGCCGAAACGCCGCGCACCGCAAACGACATTCTCAACCGACTCAATGAGATCTCGTTCAATTCTCCCTTAATGAAAGAACTGCGCATGATCGCCGTTTTGCGTCAGGTTGCCGATCCAGGCAATGGCGAAGGCGCTCGCTGGGCAAGGATGCGGATGCACCGGATTCTGACCGACATGCTCGCACATCTGGGCGCGTCCTCAAAGCTCAACGCCGAGTGGGCATTTGTTTCTATGTTGAAAGAGCAGGGCCGAAAGAGCGCCAATGAATTTCTTACCGCGCACAGCAATGACATCGGCGTGCGCTCGACTGCCGATCTCGATGTGCTTCTGGCCGAGTGCTGA